A window of Zingiber officinale cultivar Zhangliang chromosome 5A, Zo_v1.1, whole genome shotgun sequence contains these coding sequences:
- the LOC121981740 gene encoding truncated transcription factor CAULIFLOWER A-like: MGRGRVQLKRIENKINRQVTFSKRRSGLLKKAHEISVLCDAEVALVIFSAKGKLYEYSTDARMEMILERYEHYTYAEKELKPPDLESPANWCQEYGKLKAKIEILTKSQRQLMGEQLESLNLKEVQQLEHQLEISLKHIRSRKNQVMSESIAVLQRKEKALREQHKQLEKELKEKQKVKVVTQQAQASYASSVPTMVELQPILNIGCYQGTGGGHGASDDAEETQVRISGSFLPPWMLSHLNS, translated from the exons ATGGGGCGGGGGAGGGTGCAGCTGAAGCGGATCGAGAACAAGATAAATCGGCAGGTGACCTTCTCCAAACGCAGATCTGGCTTGCTCAAGAAGGCGCACGAGATTTCCGTCCTCTGCGACGCCGAAGTCGCTCTTGTCATCTTCTCCGCCAAGGGCAAGCTCTATGAGTACTCCACCGACGCCAG AATGGAAATGATTCTTGAGCGTTACGAGCATTACACGTACGCAGAAAAGGAACTCAAACCACCAGACCTTGAATCTCCG GCAAATTGGTGTCAAGAATATGGCAAACTTAAGGCTAAGATTGAAATTTTAACTAAAAGTCAAAG GCAGCTAATGGGAGAACAACTAGAATCCTTGAATCTGAAAGAAGTCCAACAATTAGAGCATCAGCTCGAAATTTCTCTGAAACATATCAGATCAAGAAAG AACCAAGTAATGTCCGAGTCCATTGCGGTGCTTCAACGGAAG GAGAAAGCACTTCGTGAGCAGCACAAACAATTAGAGAAGGAG CTGAAGGAGAAGCAGAAGGTGAAGGTTGTAACCCAACAAGCCCAAGCAAGCTACGCGTCATCGGTCCCCACGATGGTGGAGCTTCAACCGATCCTAAACATTGG GTGTTACCAAGGAACGGGAGGTGGCCATGGCGCCAGCGATGACGCTGAGGAAACTCAGGTTAGGATCAGTGGTAGCTTCTTGCCTCCGTGGATGCTCAGCCATTTGAACAGCTAA
- the LOC121981744 gene encoding uncharacterized protein LOC121981744, whose product MVMRRLCRKLDREDGLETVLEVPIPEEMFADDVNAGGEMRTWLNAQAFDNAAADDQHQQQQVSRRKSELQLLLNVVGLPLVPCPVPSDHAFGGRSILLRDNSSLQESSAKYIIHQYIAATGGQAALTSISTMYAVGKVRMSASEFQGSDGPNEVGGYVLWQRSPDVWYFELIMAGCKMSAGSDGKLTWRQSASMQSHALRGPPRPLRRSLQGLDPRSTANLFSNDAVCTGEKTINGEECFMLKLEADRETLKARSAANFDMVHHTIWGYFSQRTGLLVQLDDTYLLSMKGAGGCGQTIFWETTMESALDDYRLVDGVSVSVAHAGHTTVTLSRYGEGTAKHKRRMEETWTIEEVDFNLLGLSMDCFLPPADMKKDQDGWQQ is encoded by the exons ATGGTGATGAGAAGATTGTGCCGAAAATTGGACCGGGAAGATGGCCTGGAGACGGTGCTGGAGGTGCCCATCCCGGAGGAAATGTTCGCCGACGACGTCAACGCCGGCGGCGAGATGAGGACTTGGCTCAACGCGCAGGCTTTCGACAACGCCGCCGCCGACGATCAGCACCAGCAACAGCAAGTCTCCCGCCGCAAATCCGAGCTGCAGCTCCTCCTCAACGTCGTCGGCTTGCCTCTCGTACCCTGCCCCGTCCCCTCCGATCATGCCTTCGGCGGCCGTTCTATCCTCCTTCGTGATAACTCCTCCCTC caagagTCGTCGGCGAAGTACATCATCCACCAGTACATCGCGGCGACGGGAGGTCAGGCGGCGCTGACGTCGATAAGCACCATGTACGCGGTGGGGAAGGTGAGGATGAGCGCGTCGGAGTTCCAGGGGAGCGACGGCCCCAACGAGGTCGGAGGGTACGTGCTGTGGCAGAGGAGCCCCGACGTGTGGTACTTCGAGCTCATCATGGCCGGCTGTAAGATGAGCGCCGGCAGCGACGGAAAGCTCACCTGGAGGCAGTCCGCCTCCATGCAATCCCATGCCCTCAGAGGCCCCCCGCGCCCGTTGCGCCGATCTCTGCAG GGATTGGATCCGAGGTCGACGGCGAACCTCTTCTCGAACGACGCGGTGTGCACCGGCGAGAAGACGATCAACGGCGAGGAATGCTTCATGCTGAAACTGGAGGCGGATCGGGAGACGCTGAAAGCCCGGAGCGCCGCCAACTTCGACATGGTGCACCACACGATATGGGGCTACTTCAGCCAGCGCACCGGCCTCCTCGTCCAGCTCGACGACACCTACCTCCTCAGCATGAAGGGTGCCGGCGGCTGCGGCCAGACCATCTTCTGGGAGACCACCATGGAGTCCGCCCTCGACGACTACCGCCTGGTCGACGGCGTCAGCGTCAGCGTCGCGCACGCAGGCCACACCACCGTCACCCTGTCCCGGTACGGCGAGGGCACGGCCAAACACAAGCGGAGGATGGAGGAGACGTGGACCATCGAGGAGGTGGATTTCAACCTCTTGGGCTTGTCCATGGACTGCTTCCTCCCGCCGGCCGACATGAAGAAGGACCAAGACGGATGGCAGCAGTGA